The stretch of DNA GGTGAGGACGGTCCGGCCGGGCAGCTTGCACCACCAGCCGACCGCCCACGACGGCAGCACCCGGACACCCTGTGGGCGGCGGCGCACCCAGCCGGTGAGGCTGCGGTGGCCGTGCACCACGATCATCGGCCCCACGTGCAGGTGCCTGCCCAGGGCGGCCGACAGGGCGAGGCGGGCGCGCTGCGCCTCCCTGCCGGCCTTGCCGACGTAGGGCTGCGCGCGGCCGCGGACGAACACCACCCGCTCCCCCACCCGTACCACCGCACCGGGGTGGTGTTTGGTGTTGACCGTGAAGACGCCGAACGGGCCGATCACCAGGTGGTCGATGTCGCCGCCGGCACCGAGCCGGATGCCGTGGAGTACCTTCCAGCCGCGGACGGCCAGCGGGTCGAGCTTCCCGGCGACGTGCCGCTCCCCGGCCGCGCCGGTCCGCCAGGCGTAGTCGGCGGTCCGGACCCCGGCGACGCGGGCGAGCAGCCGGACCGCTCGGCTCTGCGGGCGGAGCCGGTCGGCGCGCCGCTGCAGGGCCGCGCCGGCCTCCTGATCGGCGAGGTCGGTGCCGGGGTGCCGCCGGCGCTGCGGCTCCGCCGGTGCCCCGCGGCGCCACTCGGTCACGGCCTGCTGGAACTCCGGCCACATCCCGGGCTGGTCGAGGTGGTGCTGCTGGGTACGCAGGTCGTACCACCCGACCTTGATCCCGTCGGCGGTCTCGACGTACAACCGGTCGTGGCCGTGCTTGGTCCACCGGTGGACCGACAGCGGAACCCCCATGCGACGCCCTCCACGTAAGTACATTCGTCGATGGCATCGTACGGTGACGGTACGACTACGCTGACGTCCGGCTCACCCGGTCCATCCAGGACTCGACATCGGCGGCGGTACGCGGCAGCCCGTCGGACAGGATCGTGCACCCGCTGTCGGTGATGAGGATGTCCTCCTCGATCCGGAAGCCCATCCCGCGCATCTCCGCCGGGATCAGGGCGTCGTCGGCCTGGAAGTAGATGCCCGGCTCCACCGTCAGCACGTGCCCCTCGGCGAGGGTCCCGTCGAGGTATTCGGTGGACCGCGCCTGCGCGCAGTCGTGCACGTCCAGGCCGAGCATGTGCCCCGACCCGCACAGGGTCCACCGCCGGTGCAGGCCGTTGTCCTCCTGCAGCGCCTCGTCCGCCGACACCGGGAGTACGCCGAGGTCGGCCAGCCCGTGGGCGAGGACCGTCATCGCCGCCCGGTGGAACTCCCGGTAGGCCACGCCCGGCTTCAACACGGCGATCGCGGCGTCGTTGGCTCGGCGGCACAGCTCGTAGAGGTCGCGCTGCAGCGGCGAGAAGCACCCGGAGATCGGCAGGATCCGCGTCACGTCGGCGGTGTAGAGCGAGGTCGTCTCCATCCCAGCGTCGAGCAGCAGCAGGTCGCCGTCGCGCAGCGGCCCGTCGTTGTCGGTCCAGTGCAGGGTCGCCGCGTGCGCGCCCGCCGCCACGATCGAGTTGTAGCCGACGTCGTTGCCCTCCAGCCGGGCCCGGGACCAGAAGACGCCCTCCAGGCTGCGCTCGCTGCCGCCGGGCAGGGCCCGCACGACGTCCTCGAAGCCCCGGGTGGTGCCGGCGACAGCCTCACGCAGTTGGGCGACCTCCCACGCGTCCTTGATCAGGCGCAGCTCGCTGAGGACCGTCGCCACCTCGGGATCGGTCTGGTCCCGGCCGCCCTCGCGCAGGTCGTCGATGTGCCGGGTCGGCAGCCCGAACTGCTTGGCGCTCTCGGCGAGGGTCGCCCGCCGACCGGCCCACAGCTCGCCGTGCTTGCGGTCGCGGAAGAACTCGCCGTTGTCGCGGTCGGAGCGCGGCCGCAGGTAGAGCGCGCACTCCCCGTCGGGCTCCTTGACGAGCACGCCCTCGGAGGACTGGTCGCCGCTGAGCCACACGTAGGCGGAGTGCGGCCGGAAGCGGTAGTGCTGGTCGGCGGAGCGCTGCCGGAAGTCTCCCGACCGGACGATGATCCGCTCGCCGGGGAAGGCCTGCTGCAGCCGGTCGCGCCGGGCCGGTGTCCAGGCCGCGACCTCCAGCGGTGGCGGATCGAGCTCGGTGTCGAGCCAGCCGGTCCGCATGAACTCCTCCAGTGCGGCGGAGACCGGCAGGTCGTGGCTTCCGGTGTGGAACTTCTTCATCGCTACCTCCCAGGGTGGGGTCCGGGAGCACGCCCCCGGACCCCGCTTGTCTAGCTGAACGCCTTCACTTCGAGCAGGCCCACCGAGCTGGTGCCGTTGCTCTGCAGCAGCACCCGCAGCCTGGTGGTGTTGACCGCGGTGAAGGTGACGGTGTTGTACTGGTTGACCGCTATCGGGTAGCCGCCGGCTCCCGGAACATCAACATAGGCGCTGCCGTTCCAGGACTGCAGCTTCCACGACGACGGCACGTCGATGCCCTGGCCGTCGTCGAAGAAGTAGACCTGCGCCTGCTTGATCGACTGTGCCGACGACCAGGTCAGGTCGGCCCACTGCTGGCCGGTCTGCGGCCAGGTGCCCCAGCGGTTGCCCTGGTTGGTGCCGCCGGAGTTGGAGCTGGTCGGGTCGCCGCCGGTGTTGATCGCGGCACAGCTCTCCCACGCCGAGGTGAAGGAGCACGACGGGGTCGCGGTCAGGGCGAGGTTCCCGCCGCCACCACCACCGCCGACGACTAGCTGGAAGGTCCGGTTCACCGGGGCGCTCTGGGCGTCGTAGTCGCGCAGCTCCACGTTGAACGAGTAGGTGCCGGCCGTGGTCGGCGTACCGGTGACGGCTCCGGTGAAGCGGTCCAGGGTCAGGCCCGGCGGGAGCGAGCCGCTGGTGACGCGCCAGTCGTAGAACGGCACGCCGCCCTTGGCCGCGAGGGTCTGCGTGTAGGCCTGGCCGGTCGGGGCGTTGGGCAGGGTGGTGGTGGTGATCGAGGGTGCCAGGAACGGGGTGAGGTTGCGGTTGAGCGGCCAGCCCGCGTTCTCGGCGACGAGCAGTGCCAGCTTGGTCAGCATCCACCTGCGGGTCGGGAAGAGGTGGTTCCAGCCGCCGCTCTGCCCGCTGAGGCGGTCCCAGTAGGGCTGCGTGCCGGGGATGTGGTAGCTGCTGTCCAGCGGCACGGCCCGGCCCTGATAGGCGGTGACCTCGGCGTCGTTGACGCCGCCGGAGGTGACGAAGCTGCGCATCCCGGCCCAGTCGCTGTGGTACGCCACGGCGTGGCCGTACTCGTGCATGACCAGGCCGTGGACGTCGAGCACGTTGCCCGCGATCTCGGTCTTGTACCAGTCCTCGTCGGCGAGGGAGGTGAACAGCTGCTTGCCGGCCTCGTCGTACTCGAAGATCATCGCGGTGGAGCGGTGGAGCGGGCCGGGCAGCTGCACGCCGTTGCGGGTGGCGTATTTGCCGTTGGCGGCCGGGTAGCCGGTGGAGTAGGGGGTCTGGATGCCCCGGAAGAAGACCCACATGCCGTTGTAGGCGGCGTTGTTGGTGACGGTGATGTTGTTGGCCCAGTCGTTGCCGGGCAGGTGGTTGGTCTCCGCACCGGCAGCGACGGTGTCGAACGGCTGGATGCTGAAGAACCGGTACCAGTCCTTCACGGCCTCCTCCGCTGCGGTGCGGAACGCCGGGTTGGTGAAGTAGCCGGTGATGGTGTCGTAGCGGTAGTCGAAGGTGATCGGAATGGTCGGTTCGATCGCGGTCTTCTGGTCCTGCTGCACCCGGATCGGCATGGTCTGGGTGTATGTCGTGCCGTTGCCGGCCCGGACCGACAGCCGCAGCGTGTAGAGCTCGTCGACCCCCGGCGCGCGCTTGGAGTGGATCGCCAGCTTGAAGGTCTTCGTCTCGGTGGCGCCGGCGAAGGTGAGCTGCTTGGTCGCGCCGGTGGCGGTGAGCTGGCTGGGCAGGTCCATCATCAGCCGGGAGGTGCCCTCGGCCTTGAGGTCGATGGTCACCGGGAACGGGACGTCCGTCGGCGGCTTCACGGTCAGCTCGATGTAGGGATTGGCTAGGTAGCCCTCCCAGTCGACGAGCTTGACGCCGTAGTCGTTGACGACCCGGCCGAACCGGTCGACGACGGTGGCGGTGCCGGCGGCGTGCGCCGGTGGGACGGCGATGAACAGGGAGGCGAGGAGCACCAGTACGAGGGTGGAAGCGCGTTTCATGGCGGGATACCTCAGTTCTTGATGCCGGTGAGGGTGACACCTTCGATGAAGTAGCGCTGCAGGACGAAGAACAGCGCGATGATCGGGGCGATGACGGCGGCGGACGCGGCCATCAGGTAGCCCCACTGGGTGATGTAGATGCTCTGGAACGCCGCCAGGCCCAGCGAGAGCGTGTACTTCTCCTCGTCGTTGAGGTAGAGCAGCGGGCCGAGGAAGTCGTTCCAGGTGCCGATGAAGGTGAAGATCGTGACGACGACGATCGCGGGTTTGGACAGCGGCATGACGATCGTCCAGAAGACCCGCCAGGGCGAGGCGCCGTCGATGTAGGCGGCCTCGTCCAGCTCGAACGGGATGGTGAGGAAGAACTGCCGCAGCAGGAAGACGTTGAGCACCCCGCCGCCCGCTCCGGCAAACCAGCTCGGCACCGTCAACGGGATGATCGTGTTGAGGGCGCCGAGCTCCTGCCACATCACGAAGGTCGGGATCAGCGTCACGGCGTAGGGCAGCATCACGCCGCTGAGCAGCATCGCGAAGACGACGTTGCGCCCCCGCCAGCGCAGGCGGGAGAAGCTGAACGCGGCGATCGAGCAGGTGATGACGGTGCCCAGGACGTTGACGACGGCGATGACGACCGTGTTGACGGCGTACCGGCCGAAGGGCTGCGCGGTGAGCGCCTCGGGGAAGTTGGACCACTGGAACGGGTCCGGCATCCACTGCGGCGGCGCGATGAACATCTGCGTGTCCTGCATCAGGGCGCTGCGGATCAGCCACACGAACGGCAGCAGCGTCGGCACCGCCCCGGCGGTGAGGGCCAGGTAGAGCAGGGGCCTGCCCCTCATCGCGCACCCGCCATCTCGTAGTAGACCCAGCGCCGCGCGTTGCGGAACAGCACGAAGGTGACGAGCAGGATGATCATGAAGAGCACCCAGGCGAGCGCGCTCGCGTAGCCCATCTCGCTCTCCCGGAACGCGGTGCGGAACAGGTAGTAGACGTAGAAGAGGGTGGCGTTGTCGGGACCTCCTTCGGTCATCACATAGGCCTGGTTGAACACCTGGAACGTGCCGATGACCCCGACGACGAGGTTGTAGAAGATCGTCGGGGTCATCATCGGTACCGTCACGTGGCGGAACCGGTGCCACGGCCCGCCCCCGTCGACGGACACGGCCTCATAGAGGTGCTGCGGTACGCCCTGCAGTCCCGCCAGGAAGATCACCATTGTGTTGCCGAAGCCCCACGTGCTCATGATGATCAGCGACGGGACCGCCGTCTCCTCGTCGTAGATCCACATGCCGGTCGGCAGCCCGGCCTGGCTCAGCAGCGCGTTGAGCAGCCCGAAGTCCGGGTTGAAGATCCAGAGCCAGAGGACCACGTTGGCGATCGCAGGGACGAGCGTGGGCAGGTAGAAGATGGTCCGCCACACGGGCAGGCCGCGCAGGCGCTGGTTGAGCAGCATCGCCGCGGCGAACGCGACGATCAGCGCGACCGGGACGGCGCCCAGCGTGTAGTAGGTCGTGGTGCCCAGGGACTTCCAGAACAGCTCGTCGTCGGCGAGCGCCGCGTAGTTGCCGGTGCCGACGAACGCGGGTGTGCCGCCGATCTGCCAGTCGGTGAGGCTGAGGCCGAGCGAGGCGATCATCGGCCCGGCCGTGAAGACGGCGAAGCCGAGGATGGCCGGCACGGCCATGAGCAGGCCCCAGCGCCGCTCCAGGCGCCGCTGGCCGGACAGGGCCGCCATACCGCTACAGCCCCTGCGTGGGTTGCCAGCCCTGCATCCGGCTGGTGACCTTGGGTGCGATCTCCTTGAGCACCTCGGCGGCGGTCCGCTTGCCGGTCTCGATCGCCTGCAGCGCCGGGGTCAGCACATCGCTGTTGATCGCCGACAGGTTCTTGAGCCGCCCGCGCAGGTCCGGCACGCCGTGGTCGCGCGCGTAGTCCACCACCGCGGTGCGGAACTCGGGCGGGTGCGCGTCGTTCTTCGTCCACGAGTCGATCGCGGCCTGGTCCTCGTAGTACTTGCGCTCCTGCGGCATCCACAGGCCGAGCCGGTAGAGGTCGACGTGGGCGGGGTCGATGTGGAAGGCGAAGAGCTCGATCGCCTCCTCGACGTGCTTGCTCCCGGCGAAGACGGCGGAGGCCCCGGCGACCTGGCTGGTGGTGTAGGGCGTGTCGTACTTCGGGAGCACGCCGATGCCGTAATCGGCCTTGCTCTCGTTCATGTCCAGCAGGCTCCAGTGGCCGTCGACGACCATCGCCACCCGCTTCGTCTTGAGCAGGATGTTGGTGCCCGGCACGTCGTCGCCGGTCGCGGCGAGCTGCCCCGGTCCGGGAGCCACCCGGTGCTTGTAGATGAGGTCCTGCAGGTTCTGGAACACCTCGATCGCCTCGGGCGCGTCGAGCAGGCACCTGGTTCCGGCGGCATCGGCGAAGTCGGCGCCGTTGCTGCGCAGGAAGCCGTACCAGGCCGCGGCGTAGGTGATGCTGCTGGAGACGCCGAACTGCCGGACCTTCTTGGGGTCGAAGCCGGACTCGTCGGGGTGCTTCCCGTTCTGGTCGATCGTGAGCTTGTAGGCGTTCTCGACGAGCTGGTCCCAGGTCCACGCAGCGGCCGCGGTGGCGGGCGGCGGGGAGATCCCGGCGGCGGCGATGGCGGACCTGCTGTACCAGAGCAGCTCGATCTCGTTCGCGGTCGCGACCCCGTGCAGCCGGTCCTTGCCGTACCACAGGTACGCGTCCGGCAGGTAGCCCTTGAGCTGCGGGTATTTGCTCAGGTAGGGGAAGAGGTTGACGAGCTTGCCCTGCTCGGCGAGGCGGTAGGACATCGCCATCGGGATGTAGCCGACGTCGGGGACGTTGCCGCTGGCGACGAGGGTGTTGAGCTTCACGTCGTACTCGTCCGGGGTGAACAGCGGCTTGACCTTCGTACCGGCATTCGCCTGCTCGAAGGCTTTGAGCATCTTCTCCACGGCCTTCTGCTCGAAGGTGGAGCCCCAGTACATGAATTGCAGCTGCGCGCCGGCGGCGGAGCCGTCGTCTCCGCAGGCGGCGAGCAGCGCGGTCAGGCCGCCGAGGGCCAGCAGTTCCCGTCTCTTCATCGGATTCCTTCGAAGGGGTGCGGCAGCCAGACCCGCATCGCGCCGCCGTCGCGGTTGTCCCACTGGAAGTACGGGACGGCGGTGGCGGTGACGGCGGTGCTGGCCGGTGGGGGGTGGTCGCCGTACGGCAGGCCGCCGGACGGCTGGTGGATCGCCCGGGCGTCGGCCTCGATCAGCACGGTGCGGCCCACGCCGGGCAGGTCTTGCATGCCGACCACGCGCAGCTCGGTGCCGGGGATCAGCGCCAGCTCGTCGACGTCGGCGGACTGGTCGGCCTGCTCGAAGCAGTAGACGAGCGGACCTCGTTCGACGGCGGCGCACCCGCGTACCGCGTCGATCCGCGGATGCGGGAAGACCAGCCGGGGCGCGAGGTCGAGCCGGAGCTCGACGTGCTCGCGGGGGTTGGAAAGGACCAGGTAGCCGCGCTCGTCCGGGGTGACGGGCACCGGCGTGCCGTCGACGAGCACGGTGGTGGTGCGGCTCCACGCGGGAATGCGCAGGGCCAGGCGCCACGTCGCGGGTGCCCGTGCGACCGAGATGCCGACCCGGCCGTCCCACGGGTAGTCCGTGGCGACGGCGAGCTCCACATCGGATGACCGGATCGTGCCGGGCGCGTACTGGTGCAGGTAGAGGCAGTCCTCGTCGCGGGTGGCGAGGTAGTGCCCGAGCGAGGCGACCGTCCGCATGATGTTGGGCGGGCAGCAGGCGCAGTCGAACCACTCCCTGCGCCGCCCGTCGTAGCGGTCGGCGGAGTAGTCGGCCCGGCGCTGCAGCGGGTTGACGTAGAAGAACCGCAGCCCGTCGGTGGAGGTGGCGGCCGCGAAGGCGTTGTAGAGCGTGCGCTCGAACAGGTCGGCGTAGCGTCCGTCGCCGGTGGCGAGCAGCAGGCGCCAGTTCCAGTGCAGGCTCGCGATCGCCGCGCAGCTCTCGTTGTATGCCCGGTCCGGCGGCAGCTCGTAGCGCTCCCCGAACGCCTCGCCGTCGTGGCGCGAGCCGTGGCCGCCGGTGAGGTAGGTCTTGGTGGCGACCAGGTCCTCCCAGCGCCGGACGGAGCAGTCCAGCAGCGACCGGTCGCCGGTCTCCAGGTAGACGTCGACGATGCCCGCTTCGAGGTAGAGCTGGCGCACCGCGTGGCCGACCGCGGTGTCCGCCTCGCGTACCGGGAGGTGGTCCTGGGCGTAGAGCGGGCCGAGGCCCACGTCGCGGATGAGTCCCCGGCCGCGGTTGTCGATGAGCTTGCGGGCGAGCGCGAGATAGGACCCTTCGCCGGTGAGCCGGTAGAGCTCGACGAGGGCCGTCTCCACCTCGGGATGGCCGTCGAGGCCGTCGTCGCCGCCGTCGAGGAAGACCGCGACGAGGTGGTCGGCGAGCCGCCGCGCCACGGCCGGCAACAGCGGCGCCGCACCGGCCCGCGCGGCGGCCACGGCCGCCTGCAGCAGGTGGCCCGCGCAGTACATCTCGTGGCTGTACTCCAGCTCCGCGTAGATCAGGTCGGGCTTGACGAGCTGGTAGTGCGAGTTGAGGTAGCCGTCGGGACGCTGCGCGCGGGCGAGCAGCTCCGCCGAGGCGGTCAGGAACGCCTCGTAGCCGGGGTCCGGCTGCCGGGCGTGCTCCCACGCCACGGCTTCGAGCTGCTTGTAGAGGTCGGAGTCCTGGAACCGGTAGCCCCGGAAGCCGCCCTTGCCCTCCCCCGCCGCCAGGCGCAGGTTGGGCACGCTGCCGCCCTGCTCGACCTGCCGGAGTCCCAGCGGGATGCTCGCCGTCCGGTTGGTCTGCTGCCAGCGCCCGAGCGGGCCGCCGGTGATCTGGACCTCGTCGAGGCCGAGCGGCCGCTGCACGGCGTGGGATCCGGCGGTGGGGACCGCCGGTCCGCAGATCCGGGGAGACGCGGCCATGAAGCCTCCATAAAGGTCAAAATCAAGAAAATCCCTGATTTGGTACGCCATCCGTAGCCATCGGCGTTCTGTACACGATGAACGCCGAAAACCTTTTCGGCAAGGGTTCATCTATGTCTCGATCACGGAGCAACCGAAAGGCTTTCGGCGGCGGATTGTTCAACGAAATGGTTGAACAATCCGCCGCCGTCGACTATCTTCAACCGTATGGTTAAAGATTCGGCGGTGCTGGACGGGGTCTTCCACGCCCTCGCCCACGAGGCGAGGCGCGACATGCTGCGCCGGCTCGCCGGCAGCGAGCTCTCGATCGGCGAACTCGCCGCCCCGTTGCAGATGTCCTTCGCCGCGGCGTCCAAGCACGTCAAGGTCCTCGAGGACGCCGCGCTGATCCGGCGCACCGTCATCGGCCGCCGCCATCTGTGCCGACTGCGGCCCGAGCAGCTCTCCGGCGCGAGCGCGTGGCTGCGCTTCTACGAGCAGTTCTGGGACGCCCGGCTCGACGCGCTGGAGCAGGTCCTGGAGAACCCGATCTCATCCAACCCTGAGGAGACGACATGAACACCGGCCATGCCACAGTCCCCGCCGTGCGGCGCGAACGCGTCCTGACCGCCCCGCCGCACGCGGTCTACCGCGCCTGGCTCGACCCCGTCATCCTGCAGCGGTGGCTCGCACCCGGGACGATGGAGTGCGTCCGCGCCGAGGTCGACGAGCGAATAGGCGGGCGCTACCGCATCTGGCAGAACGCGTCGGGGCAGCCCGGCGGCGGCTTCGACGCCGAGATCCTGGACCTCGTCCCGGACCGGCGCATCATCTGGCAGTGGGCCTTCGTCGGCCCCGACCGCGAGGCCGGACCGGTCTTCGACTCCCGGCTCACCGTGACGCTGGACGGCACGCCGGACGGCGGGACCCGCCTGGTCCTGCTGCACGAGCACCTCGACGCCCTCGCCGCGGCGCACCCCGACGTCGCCGATCAGGTCGGCAACGGCTGGGAATCGGTCCTCGACAAGCTCGACGCGCTGGCCACGGCCTGATCCGCCGACCCGGGTCGCCGCGGTGCCGGCGATCCGGGTCTCAGCCCGCCGCCTTCTTCACCAGCGCGGCGATCTTCTTCTCGCCGGCAGCGGTCAGCTCCGTCAGCGCGAAAGCCGTCGGCCACATCACGCCGTCGTCGAGGTCCGCCGTGTCGTTGAAGCCCAGCGTCGCGTACCTCGACTTGAATTTCTGCGCGGCCTGGAAGAAGCAGACGACCTTGCCGTCCCTGGCGTAGGCGGGCATCCCGTACCAGAGCTTCGGCGCGAGGGCCGGGGCGTTGGCCTTGACGATGGCGTGGATCCGCTCGGCCAGGACGCGATCCGGCCCGGGCATCTCGGCGATCTTCTCCAGCACCGAGTTCTCCTCGTCCTGCCCGGCCTTGCGGCGCGAAGCGGCCTTCAGCTCCTTGGCGCGCTCCTTCATCGCGTCGCGCTCCTCGTCGGTGAAGCGGGCGGACTTCTTGGCGGTCGCGGTGGCGCTCGTGGCGGCCTTCTTCGTGTCCTTCATGGCAGGTCTGCCCCCCGGCGGGTCGTGGTGGGAAACGACCTTCAGGTGAGGGAGCAGCCGAGGCGGTGGCTTCTCCGAAACTGATCGGGCGTTCACCTGGGTGAGACCAGCGACGATATCGAGGCGGCGGCCGACGGCCCAGCACCCCGGTGCCGACACGCCTACTTCGGGCGGCGGGCGCCGATCAGCAGGCCGAGGAGGCCGCCGACGGCGAGGACGATCACCGCGTACCGGATCTTCGTCGGATCGGTGAGCAGGGCCTCGCCGACCGCGCCGTCGGGCGTCGCCGACAGCGACGTGCCGCCGAGGTGGCCGAGGCCCTCGGTCGCCAGGAGGTAGAGGCCGGGCAGGGCCCCGGCGACCGGGAACCAGAAGAGCGCGGGGTCGTCCGCGCGCAGTGCCCGGACGGAGTGCATCGCGGCGAGGAGCCCGGCGACGACCGGCTGCAGGTAGAGGAACCGGGTCTCGGCCGTCGCCTGGGCGGCCTGCGCGGCAGCGGGGCCGCCGCCGAGGACCGTCAGCAGGTTCGGCTTGAGCACCGACAGGATCAGGCCCGCGAAGAGCACCCAGGTCATCGCCCACAGGCTCGCGCCGAGCACACCCTCGGGCAGTATCGCGAACGCGCCGCCGAGAACGCACGCCACCGCGACGGTGATGGCGAGCATCGTGACCGATGTCCCCGGCCCGTAGGCGAGCCGCACCCCGACGGCGGTCACCAGGCCGAAGGCGGCACCGGCCACGAAACCCACGAGCAGGCGCCGCCCGGCACCGGCATAGCGGGAGGCGGCCGCACCGGCGATCGACGCAGCCGTGATGAGCGAGGCGCTGAGGACATCGGGCATCGCCGCGACGGCCGCGCCGAGCGCTCCGGTCCCGCCGGGCGCGCCGTGCAGCGACGCGTACGCCGTGAACACCGTGATGCCGAGCCACAGCAGGCCCAGATAGACCTCCGTCTTGACGCCCGTGCTCGCTTCCGGCTCTTCGGTGTCGGTGATGGTATCGACGGCCACGTCAACGTCCAATGAGATCGGGGGGTTCGGGGCGAGGGCGATCGTACGCGTCCCCGGATCCGCCGCGAGACCCAGCCCGCTGTCGGCCGGGTGCCTTCCGCCCCGCCGCGGCAGGCGGGTAGTTTCGTGGTTTCTCCTGGCGCAGTGGAGGTGCACCGGTGGACCTGACCACGGCCTACACCGATTCCTCGTACCGGCAGCCCGACCCGGTGCAACGGCCGGCGGACCGCCGTCCGACCAACGAGCAGTGGGTGCTCATCGCCGCGGTGTGGCTGCTGTCGACGTGGTCGCCACGGCCAGCTGCCGCCTGGGCGCCGGTCCTCGTCTCCGGACGGACCTCGTCTCGCCAGGACCGGCAGTGGCCCGAACCGCCTGCGGCGGCCGAGATCGCCGTCGCCGCGGACCTGCCCGAGGCCACCGGTGCGACGGTGCTGACCAGCAGGGTGTCCCCCGGGCCTGGACAGTCCTACCAGCCCGCCCGCACCGATGCGGAGACGGCGGCGGAGCTCGTCACCCTGATCTCCCACACGGTGGCGGTCCCCGACCGGCGGGCGGAGTCACTGGTGCGGTTCCTCGCCGAGCAGCTCGCCGGTCCGTACTGCGACCTGCTCCGGCTCACCACCGGCACCGAGGGGCCGCTGCACCTGCTGCACCGCGACACCTACGGCAACACGCTGCGGGTCAGCCTGAACCCGGCGGTGCAGGTCGAGCCGCCGCCGTCGTTCGCGGCCGACGGTCCCGACGCCGTCCTGCGTACCCGGATCGCCTGCGTCATGACGCTGCTGAGCGACATGCTGTGGTTGAACAACAGCAGCCCGGTCACCTTCCGGTTCCGGATCGGCCGACTCGACGACGGCGACGGGGACCCAATGGCCGCGGCTGCCCGCTGGTGGTCCGAGATCGGCGAGGAGTCCGATGAGGACGAGTTCCGCCCCGTCTCCGCCGCCGACCTGCGGGCCGGCATCCGCATCCTGGTGCGGATGCACCTGAGCGAGCTGTTCGACGGCGAGTGGAGCGGCATCGAGGAGTTCCCGGAGGTTCCCGACGGGCACATCTCGACGTTCCTCGCCGACGAGCTGGCCGACCTCGTCCTCGCCCGGCTGGGCGACGACCCGCAGGTCGCGGTCGCGGGCTTCCTGCCGGTGGCGTGGCCGCCGCCGGAGGAGGGGCTCGACGACGACATGCGGACCACCGTGCTGCTGGTCGCCGGTGCCGAGGTGGCGTCCCTGGAGATTGACCTCGTCTGCTGACGGGCCTCACCTGTGCGGTCGGCTTCGCTGCCGTGTCCTCATTCGATCCAGATCGGCCCGGGCCACCACCGGCGACCGGAAATCCATGAGACCTTCCATTGAATCCAGCCGATGTGTAGATTTTCTTCAGGCATCCGCACCTCCATGAAGGAGTTCTCAGGTGACGACACCCCTCCGCCGCCGCGGCATCATCTCGGCCCTCGCCTCCACCGCAGCGGTCATCGCGATCAGCGCCTTCGGCGCGTCCCCCGCGCACGCCGCGACCGCCAAGACCCTGACCACCTACACCTTCCAGGCGCAGCAGACCGGCTACTGGTGCGGACCCGCCGCGACCCGGCTCGCGCTGACCGTGCGCGGCTACGCACCCACCCAGGCCACGCTCGCCTCCCGGCTGCCCACCGACACCGCGGGCACCGACTCGATCACCCAGGTGATGGCCGTGCTCAACAGCTACGCCAACGTCAACAACTGGTACGAGCACAAGGTCGTCAACAACAACAGCGCCGCCGAGCAGAA from Allocatelliglobosispora scoriae encodes:
- a CDS encoding extracellular solute-binding protein codes for the protein MKRRELLALGGLTALLAACGDDGSAAGAQLQFMYWGSTFEQKAVEKMLKAFEQANAGTKVKPLFTPDEYDVKLNTLVASGNVPDVGYIPMAMSYRLAEQGKLVNLFPYLSKYPQLKGYLPDAYLWYGKDRLHGVATANEIELLWYSRSAIAAAGISPPPATAAAAWTWDQLVENAYKLTIDQNGKHPDESGFDPKKVRQFGVSSSITYAAAWYGFLRSNGADFADAAGTRCLLDAPEAIEVFQNLQDLIYKHRVAPGPGQLAATGDDVPGTNILLKTKRVAMVVDGHWSLLDMNESKADYGIGVLPKYDTPYTTSQVAGASAVFAGSKHVEEAIELFAFHIDPAHVDLYRLGLWMPQERKYYEDQAAIDSWTKNDAHPPEFRTAVVDYARDHGVPDLRGRLKNLSAINSDVLTPALQAIETGKRTAAEVLKEIAPKVTSRMQGWQPTQGL
- a CDS encoding C39 family peptidase, coding for MTTPLRRRGIISALASTAAVIAISAFGASPAHAATAKTLTTYTFQAQQTGYWCGPAATRLALTVRGYAPTQATLASRLPTDTAGTDSITQVMAVLNSYANVNNWYEHKVVNNNSAAEQNLLKSDIVFDIDRNYALVLNVRGGRTDTAGVYHNYPNGHYLTVVGYSSSGAYAVIEDVALGSGHRYTMTVANLSWWIWSTSGYTA
- a CDS encoding glycoside hydrolase family 127 protein — translated: MAASPRICGPAVPTAGSHAVQRPLGLDEVQITGGPLGRWQQTNRTASIPLGLRQVEQGGSVPNLRLAAGEGKGGFRGYRFQDSDLYKQLEAVAWEHARQPDPGYEAFLTASAELLARAQRPDGYLNSHYQLVKPDLIYAELEYSHEMYCAGHLLQAAVAAARAGAAPLLPAVARRLADHLVAVFLDGGDDGLDGHPEVETALVELYRLTGEGSYLALARKLIDNRGRGLIRDVGLGPLYAQDHLPVREADTAVGHAVRQLYLEAGIVDVYLETGDRSLLDCSVRRWEDLVATKTYLTGGHGSRHDGEAFGERYELPPDRAYNESCAAIASLHWNWRLLLATGDGRYADLFERTLYNAFAAATSTDGLRFFYVNPLQRRADYSADRYDGRRREWFDCACCPPNIMRTVASLGHYLATRDEDCLYLHQYAPGTIRSSDVELAVATDYPWDGRVGISVARAPATWRLALRIPAWSRTTTVLVDGTPVPVTPDERGYLVLSNPREHVELRLDLAPRLVFPHPRIDAVRGCAAVERGPLVYCFEQADQSADVDELALIPGTELRVVGMQDLPGVGRTVLIEADARAIHQPSGGLPYGDHPPPASTAVTATAVPYFQWDNRDGGAMRVWLPHPFEGIR
- a CDS encoding ArsR/SmtB family transcription factor — its product is MVKDSAVLDGVFHALAHEARRDMLRRLAGSELSIGELAAPLQMSFAAASKHVKVLEDAALIRRTVIGRRHLCRLRPEQLSGASAWLRFYEQFWDARLDALEQVLENPISSNPEETT
- a CDS encoding iron chaperone; protein product: MKDTKKAATSATATAKKSARFTDEERDAMKERAKELKAASRRKAGQDEENSVLEKIAEMPGPDRVLAERIHAIVKANAPALAPKLWYGMPAYARDGKVVCFFQAAQKFKSRYATLGFNDTADLDDGVMWPTAFALTELTAAGEKKIAALVKKAAG
- a CDS encoding SRPBCC family protein; the protein is MNTGHATVPAVRRERVLTAPPHAVYRAWLDPVILQRWLAPGTMECVRAEVDERIGGRYRIWQNASGQPGGGFDAEILDLVPDRRIIWQWAFVGPDREAGPVFDSRLTVTLDGTPDGGTRLVLLHEHLDALAAAHPDVADQVGNGWESVLDKLDALATA